From Curtobacterium sp. MCBA15_012:
CCGCCGCGGCGACGAGGCCGATCCGGGGCACGAGCGCCCCCAGGGACGCGAGGGACGGGGTCGAGGTCGAGGTCGTCATCAGGTTCTCCTCCGGACGGACGGACGGACGGACGGACGGACGGTCGGATGGGCGGACGGTCGGATCGGACAGGAACGGATCCGAACGAGCAGTGCAGGCCGCACCGCCTCGCGAGACGATCGTATGGCGAATCCTGCATCGCGAGCCCTGAGAACCCGACCAGCCACCGGTCGTCCGCGCCGCCAGGACGGCCCGCAGCCGGGACGCGTGGCAGGGTTGACCTGTCCGTCGAGCGCGCGGCTCCGGGTGGTCGACGCCGACCGGAGCCGACCGCCACCGCACGTCGTCACGCACGAGGAGACCCATGTCCCGCAAGACCATCGTCATCACCGGGGCCAGTGACGGCATCGGTGCCGCCGGCGCACGTCAGCTCGTCGCGGACGGGCACGACGTCGTGGTCGTCGGCCGTTCAGCCGACAAGACGCGCGCTCTCGCGGAGGAACTGCACGTGCCGTTCCACCTGGCCGACTTCGCCGAGCTGGAGCAGGTCCGCACCCTCGCCGCGGCGCTCCGGTCCGAGCACGCCCGCATCGACGTGCTGGTGAACAACGCCGGCGGGATCTTCGGTGACCGGGCCCGCACCGCGGACGGGTTCGAGAAGACGCTCCAGGTCAACCACCTCGCCCCGTTCCTGCTGACGAACCTGCTGCTCGACACCCTCCTCGACAGCCACGCGACCGTGGTCAACACGTCGAGCATCGCGGCACGGCTGTTCGGCCGGATCGACCTCGACGACCTCGGCAACGAGCGGCGGTACTCGTCGAACAAGGCCTACGGCGACGCGAAGCTGGCGAACGTCCTGTTCACCAAGGAACTGCACCGGCGCTTCCACGCCGACGGGCTGTCCGCCGCCGCGTTCCACCCCGGGGTGGTCCGCACCAACTTCGCCGCCGACACGACGAGCCTCATGCGCTTCGTGTACCGCACCCCGCTCGCCCGCGTGTTCGGCTTCATCGGCCCCGAGGCCGGCGCGGCGCCGATCTCGCAGTTCGCCGAGGGGGAGCCCGGCGTCGACTGGACCTCCGGCGAGTACTACGAGAAGGGCGTCGTGGCGCGGACCAACCCGCAGGCAGCCGACCCTGCCCTCGCCGCAGGACTCTGGGAGCGGAGCGCCGCGATGGTCGGACTGGCGTCCTCCGGACGCTGACCCGGCGACGCCGGGGCCGGACCGGTGACGGGTGACCGGTCGTCGGGGCCGACACCCGTGAGCGGGACGGACGCCGGGACGGACGGGAGGCGCGGTGCGGGCCCGCACCGCGCCTCCCGTCCGTCCTCCGGTCACCGACCGAAGCCGTCATCGCGGCGGCGCGCAGGCGGCGCCGTCAGCGCTGCGGGACCGGTTCCGTGAGGCCGAGGATGCAGCCCTCCACCGCCGCGATGCGGACGCGCTCGGTGTCGTCGTGCAGGACGCTCTGGCTGACCGCGCCGACGTGCGCGGCGACGACGGCGCGGGTGAACAGTGCCGGGTCGACGGTCGGTCGTCGCCCGATCCGCGCGAGGCTGCCGACGAGCAGCGGCTGCAGGGTGTCGTGGAAGTGGTCGGTGTGCTCGCGCAGCAGCCGGTTCAGCGCCTCGTCGTGCCGCGCGCGGGTGATCAGCACCGAGCGGATCGCGTACCACTTCTCCTCCGGCGGGAGCCCCGACACGACGCCGCGGACGACGTCGTCGATGGTCGGGTCGTCGGCGGTCTCGGCGCGCTCGAGCACGCCGCTGAGCAGCTCGAACACCAGGGCCGCCTGCTGCTCGTACACGGCGAAGAAGAGCTCGTCGACACTGCTGAAGTTCGAGTAGAACGCGCCGCGGGTGAACCCCGCGCGGCTGACGACCGCCTCGACGCTCACCGCCGTGGTGCCGGTCTCGTCGAACACCGCCTCGGCGGCCGCGACGAGCTGCGCCCGGGTGCTGCTGCGCCGTCGGACCGGTCGCGCGGCTGCCGGAGGGGGAGTGCTCATGCGTCCACGCTACTGAGCCGTCGGCGGCACCGCGGCGAGGTAGTCGTGGACGGGCCGGACCGGGGCCAGGGTCAGGTCGGTCAGGACGTGCGACGCGCTCACGACCTCGAGGACGGGCAGGTCGGCCATCGGTGCCATGACGTGCTCGAAGAGCTGCAGTCGCGCCGGTCCGGTCCAGGCCTCCTTGACCGTGACGTCGGTGATCTCGGTGCGCACGAGGTGTGCGGCCCGCAGGCCCTGGGTGAAGACGTCGGGCACGAACTTCACCATGAACGTCGGCACCGCGATCTGCGCCCGCGCCTCGTCGAGGTCGAGCGGTTCCCACTCGTACGCCATCGTCGCGGTCGCCACACGCTCGGCGCCGCGGTCGAGCGTCCCGACCAGGGCGCCCTCGTCGACGCGCAGCCGCGGGGTGCCGAGCACCTTCGGGTACGCGCTGAGCTCGCGGCCGGAGACCGTGGCGGCGAAGTTGTCGAGGTACATGGCGTGCAGGTACTCGCCGTGCTCGCCGTCGTGGGTGACCTGGATCGCCTGCCCGGACTCGACGTAGGGGCCGTAGCCGTCGACCTCGCCCATCTTCATGACCTCGAACCGGACGAGGGGCTCCTCGACGACCAGTGGTTCGGGCACGACCGCGCGGAGCGCCTCGGGGTCGGTGCGGTAGACGACGTTGAGGTACTCGCGGTCCCGGAAGCGCGTGGCGCGCAGCGGGTACACGGGGGCGGTGAGCGGGGTGGTGCCGCGGCGCAGCGCGTCGAGGGGATCCATGGGTCGTCCTTCCGATTGCAGTACAGATCGTATCGAGTACAGTCTGTATCGAGAGGTCCGGAGTGACAAGTCCCGGGCCCCATCCGTCCCCACGAGGGACCCCGCACCCGAGAGGAAGCCCAGATGGCGTACCAGCTGCCCGCAGACCACCGGTCCCGCCCCGTCGCCGTGATCGGAGGCGGCACGCTCGGCCGCCGCATCGCGCTCATGTTCGCGAGCGGGGGTGCCGAGGTCCGCGTCCACGACCGCTCCGAGCAGGTCCGGGACGACGCGGTCGCCTACGTCGAGGCCACGCTGCCCGAGGTCGTCGCGGCGCGGGACGGCGCGGTCGCCGGTTCGGTCCGCGGTGACGGCGACCTCGCCTCGGCCGTCGAGGGCGCCTGGCTCGTCGTCGAGGCGATCCCCGAGCGCCTCGACCTGAAGACGCCGCTGTTCGGACAGCTCGACCGGCTCGTCGCCGCCGACACGATCCTCGCCACGAACTCGTCGTCGTACCCGTCGCGGCTCGTGGTCGACGAGGTCGAGCACCGCGAGCGGGTCCTCAACGTGCACTTCTCCATGCCGCCCCAGCAGAACGCCGTCGACCTGATGAGCGACGGTGAGACCAACCCGGGGATCATGACGTTCCTGCAGGAGCACCTGCCCCGCTACGGCGTCTTCCCGTTCGTCGCGCGCCGGGAGTCGACCGGGTTCATCTTCAACCGGATCTGGGCGGCCATCAAGCGCGAGTCGCTGGCGGTCGTGGCCGACGGCGTCTCGACACCCGAGGACGTCGACGCCATGTTCCGGATCAACTCGGGTGCCCCGGCCGGGCCGTTCCGGATGATGGACCAGGTCGGTCTCGACGTCGTGCTCGACATCGAGGACCACTACGCCGCCGAGGACCCGCACCTGCCGGAGGGGCCGCGTCGGCTGCTGCACGAGTACGTCGACGCCGGGCACCTCGGCGTGAAGACCGGTCGGGGGTTCTACCGCTACGACGACTGAGCCGCGGCCGCCTCCGCCTCCGCGTCCGCGGCCGCGGGCGCGGACGAGGACCTGGACCGGTGAGCCGACCGCGAGCGGTCGCGGACGGGAGGCGTGGCACCGGACCGGCACCGCGCCTCCCGTCCGTCAGTCGACCACGGTCAGACCGACGATCGCCCGCTCAGGCCGCCATCGGACCGGAGCGGCGGTGCCCGCGCGGACGTCGAAGCGGTCGAGCATCATCACCTTGTGCCAGACCGCGACGAAGGCGCGGACGAACCGCTCCTGGCCGTCGCTGCCGGCGTCGACGTCGGCGACGGCCCGCAGCTGCGCGTTCGACCCGAACACCAGGTCGGCGCGCGAGGCCGTCCACCGTGCCTCGCCGGACGCCTGGTCCCGGCCGGTGAAGGGCGTGGCCGCGTCGTCGTCCTTCGTCCACACCAGCGCCGTGTCGGTCAGGTCGACGAAGAAGTCCGTCGTGAGCACGCCCACCCGGTCGGTGAGCACGCCCGTGTCCGAGCCGTCCCAGTTCGCGCCGAGCACGCGCAGTCCGCCGGTCAGGACGGTCCACTCGGGTGCCGTCAGCGTGAGCAGGTTCGCCCGGTCGAGGAAGACCGCCTCGGGCGCGACGCCCGCCGCGAAGTCGTCGTACCGCGGGGAGACGAAGTTCCGGAAGCCGTCGGCGACCGGGCGGAGCCACTCGAACATCTCGACGTCGGTGCGGTCCTGCGTGGTGTCGACCCGACCCGGTGTGAACGGCACGGTGGTCTCGGTGCCGGCGGCCCGTGCCGCCTGCTCGACGCCGACGCACCCGGCGAGCACGACGAGGTCGGCGAGCGAGACCTGCCGGCCGCCGGAGGTGCGGGCGAAGTCCGCCTGCACGCCACGCAGGGCCTCGACGACGGGGACGGTCCGGCGATTGACGGCCCAGTCCTTCTGCGGGGCCAGGGCGCGCTTCGCTCCGTGACTGGGAGGAGCACGTGAGACCGGCCGCTCGGCGCTGTGGATCCGGTCACGAGCGAGCACCCGCCGGGCGTCCACAGGGCCCCGCCGGGCACCCGCCGGGCGTCCGTCGGGCACCCGCCGCGCACCCGCCGGACTTCCGCCGGCGGCGACGACCTGCCAGCATGGTCCCCACCGGACGACGACGTCCGTCAGACCCGAAGGGACCCCGCCGTGTCCGTCACGCTCAACCCGTACATCGGCTTCCGCGACCAGGCCCGCGAGGCCCTCGACTTCTACCACCGCGTCTTCGGCGGGGAGCTCAAGACGATGACCTTCGCCGAGGGCGGCATGGTCCAGGACCCGGCCGACGCCGACAAGGTCATGCACGGCCAGATCGTCGCCGAGGACCTGACGCTGATGGCCTCGGACGCCCCGGCGAGCATGCCGACGCCGACCGAGAGCAACATCTCGGTGTCCCTCAGCGGCGACGACGAGGCACGGCTCACCGGCTACTGGGAGGGCCTCGCCGACGGCGCGACGGTCATCGAGCCGCTGACGAAGGCGCCGTGGGGCGACACGTTCGGCATGCTCACCGACCGCTTCGGGGTCACCTGGCTCGTGAACGTCAGCGGCGTCCCGGCCTGAGCGGGCCGGGTCGCGGTCCGCGGGACCACGGACGGACGGGAGGCGCGGTGCCAGCCGGCACCGCGCCTCCCGTCCGTCGATCGGTGCTGACCACCGACCGGAGCTGACCGACGGTCAGCGCCGATCCGCGATCAGTGCCGTCCGTCGATCAGTGCTGACCGTTGATCAGTGCTGACCGTTGATCAGTGCTGACCGTTGATCTGGCCGAGCCAGCGACCGAAGGTCGCCTCGTGCTCGTCGTGCAGCACGCGCAGCGTCGTGGTGGTGGGGTTCCAGCGTCGCTCGGTGTCGGCGCCGTGCCCCTCGTGGAGGTCCAGGCTCATGATGTGCTCCTTCGCAGGTCTGTGGATGGTTCGACGCCGGGGGCGGCTCCGGCATTCCCGATCACGGCGTGACCATGCCGCCGTTGACGTTCAGGGTCTCGCCGACGACGAAGCTCGACTCCTGCGAGGCGAGGAACACGTAGGCCGGCGCGAGCTCGGCGGGCTGCGCGGCGCGGCCCATCGGCGACTCGCTGCTGCCGAACTCGGGGAGCGACTCGGGGTCGACACCGCCGCTCGGCTGCAGGACGGTCCAGGTGGGCCCCGGAGCGACGACGTTCACCCGGATCCCGCGCTCCACGAGGAGCTGCGACAGCCCCTTCGAGAAGTTGTTGATCGCGCCCTTCGACGCGGCGTAGTCGAGCCGGTCGGGTGCCGGCTGGTACGCCTCCATCGACGCGGTCGTCGTGATGGTCGACCCGGGCTCGAGGTGGGGGAGCGCGGCCTTCACGAGCCGGAACAGCCCGAACACGTTGACGTCGAACGTCGCCTCGAACTGGTCGTCGGTGATGTCGAGCAGGTCGGGCTGCCAGCGCTGCTTGCCGGCGACGCTCACGACCGTGTCGATCCCGCCGAGGTCCGCCACGGCGCGCTCGATCAACTCGCCCGCGTACGCCTTGTCGCGCAGGTCACCCGGCACCGTCACGGCGCGGCGACCGGCGGCCTCGACCTGCTCGACCACGTGGTCGGCGTCGGACTGCTCCTCGGGCAGGTAGGCGAGGACGACGTCGGCACCCTCGCGGGCGAAGGCGATCGCGACGGCCGCGCCGATGCCCGAGTCAGCCCCGGTGATGACCGCACGTCGCCCCTGCAGCCGTCCGGTGCCGCGGTAGGAGCCCTCGCCCAGGTCGGGGACCGGGGTCATCTGCGACTGCAGGCCCGGCTCGTCCTGGGTCTGCGGCTCGGGGGAGACGTTCGGGTAGCGGGTCCGCGGGTCGCCGAACACGAACTGGTCGACGGGTGCTGCCTGGTCGTCGGGCGCGTGCCCGTCCTGCTCGGTCATGCTCGTGTGGCTCCTTCGACGGTGGGTGTTCCGGGGGACACACAACCCGTCCACCCCTGGAAGCACCTGCAGTGGCGTCCGTTGTGCGCACCGTTCCGGGGGACACGGGCTCCTGCGCGGCCGCCCAGGCTGCACGGGCAGCGTGACCGCCATGAGCGACGACCAGCACGACGAGCAGCAGACCCGCGACGACTTCGCCGACGCCGTCAACATGACCGCGTCGGAGCTGCAGCGGTGGCTGGACTCCGACGAGTCGAAGGAGGTCGGGCAGAAGCCGTCGAGCGGCGGCGAGTCCACTGGGCACGAGAGCGGGCGCCACATCGTCCGGATCCTCGAGAAGCAGCAGGGCGACTACACCGACGACGACTACGCGCACATGCGCAAGGTCGTCGGGTACGTGGCCCGGCACAGCAAGCAGGAGCCGAAGGGCGACGCGCACGACTCGAAGTGGCGCTACTCGCTCATGAACTGGGG
This genomic window contains:
- a CDS encoding peroxidase family protein — its product is MLARDRIHSAERPVSRAPPSHGAKRALAPQKDWAVNRRTVPVVEALRGVQADFARTSGGRQVSLADLVVLAGCVGVEQAARAAGTETTVPFTPGRVDTTQDRTDVEMFEWLRPVADGFRNFVSPRYDDFAAGVAPEAVFLDRANLLTLTAPEWTVLTGGLRVLGANWDGSDTGVLTDRVGVLTTDFFVDLTDTALVWTKDDDAATPFTGRDQASGEARWTASRADLVFGSNAQLRAVADVDAGSDGQERFVRAFVAVWHKVMMLDRFDVRAGTAAPVRWRPERAIVGLTVVD
- a CDS encoding TetR/AcrR family transcriptional regulator, with amino-acid sequence MSTPPPAAARPVRRRSSTRAQLVAAAEAVFDETGTTAVSVEAVVSRAGFTRGAFYSNFSSVDELFFAVYEQQAALVFELLSGVLERAETADDPTIDDVVRGVVSGLPPEEKWYAIRSVLITRARHDEALNRLLREHTDHFHDTLQPLLVGSLARIGRRPTVDPALFTRAVVAAHVGAVSQSVLHDDTERVRIAAVEGCILGLTEPVPQR
- a CDS encoding 3-hydroxyacyl-CoA dehydrogenase family protein, translating into MAYQLPADHRSRPVAVIGGGTLGRRIALMFASGGAEVRVHDRSEQVRDDAVAYVEATLPEVVAARDGAVAGSVRGDGDLASAVEGAWLVVEAIPERLDLKTPLFGQLDRLVAADTILATNSSSYPSRLVVDEVEHRERVLNVHFSMPPQQNAVDLMSDGETNPGIMTFLQEHLPRYGVFPFVARRESTGFIFNRIWAAIKRESLAVVADGVSTPEDVDAMFRINSGAPAGPFRMMDQVGLDVVLDIEDHYAAEDPHLPEGPRRLLHEYVDAGHLGVKTGRGFYRYDD
- a CDS encoding SDR family NAD(P)-dependent oxidoreductase, which encodes MSRKTIVITGASDGIGAAGARQLVADGHDVVVVGRSADKTRALAEELHVPFHLADFAELEQVRTLAAALRSEHARIDVLVNNAGGIFGDRARTADGFEKTLQVNHLAPFLLTNLLLDTLLDSHATVVNTSSIAARLFGRIDLDDLGNERRYSSNKAYGDAKLANVLFTKELHRRFHADGLSAAAFHPGVVRTNFAADTTSLMRFVYRTPLARVFGFIGPEAGAAPISQFAEGEPGVDWTSGEYYEKGVVARTNPQAADPALAAGLWERSAAMVGLASSGR
- a CDS encoding VOC family protein; amino-acid sequence: MSVTLNPYIGFRDQAREALDFYHRVFGGELKTMTFAEGGMVQDPADADKVMHGQIVAEDLTLMASDAPASMPTPTESNISVSLSGDDEARLTGYWEGLADGATVIEPLTKAPWGDTFGMLTDRFGVTWLVNVSGVPA
- a CDS encoding acetoacetate decarboxylase, which encodes MDPLDALRRGTTPLTAPVYPLRATRFRDREYLNVVYRTDPEALRAVVPEPLVVEEPLVRFEVMKMGEVDGYGPYVESGQAIQVTHDGEHGEYLHAMYLDNFAATVSGRELSAYPKVLGTPRLRVDEGALVGTLDRGAERVATATMAYEWEPLDLDEARAQIAVPTFMVKFVPDVFTQGLRAAHLVRTEITDVTVKEAWTGPARLQLFEHVMAPMADLPVLEVVSASHVLTDLTLAPVRPVHDYLAAVPPTAQ
- a CDS encoding SDR family oxidoreductase — protein: MTEQDGHAPDDQAAPVDQFVFGDPRTRYPNVSPEPQTQDEPGLQSQMTPVPDLGEGSYRGTGRLQGRRAVITGADSGIGAAVAIAFAREGADVVLAYLPEEQSDADHVVEQVEAAGRRAVTVPGDLRDKAYAGELIERAVADLGGIDTVVSVAGKQRWQPDLLDITDDQFEATFDVNVFGLFRLVKAALPHLEPGSTITTTASMEAYQPAPDRLDYAASKGAINNFSKGLSQLLVERGIRVNVVAPGPTWTVLQPSGGVDPESLPEFGSSESPMGRAAQPAELAPAYVFLASQESSFVVGETLNVNGGMVTP
- a CDS encoding DUF3140 domain-containing protein, translating into MSDDQHDEQQTRDDFADAVNMTASELQRWLDSDESKEVGQKPSSGGESTGHESGRHIVRILEKQQGDYTDDDYAHMRKVVGYVARHSKQEPKGDAHDSKWRYSLMNWGHDPEK